The window AATACATAATTTCTCTGCTGCTCGTTCAAAACCACGCTGGGCGATCACGGCATCCAACGCTGCTACCCAACGATAATCGACTCCTCGCATAGCCATCGCTCCTTTTTTAATATCATGACTCACATCAAAAACATTATATTAGAAACTCTAATAATCCATTAGTTTTATTAGTTGTACTTAACATAAAGCGAGAGAGTAAACTTTCACCATCAAATATTGCTCAACAATACAATTTAAAGGCAACCTAATATGAGTATTTGGGTTTTATTACAAGGGTTTGGGTTAGGCGCAAGCATGATCATTCCAATAGGTGCACAGAATGCCTATGTACTAAATCAAGGTATAAAGCGTAATCATCATTTAACAACGGCGACAATTTGCAGTGTGTGTGATGTGCTGTTTATTAGCTTAGGGATATTTGGCGGTGGTGCACTGTTAGCAAGTAATGAAATCTTACTTTTTACTGTGACCATTGGCGGTATTTTATTTTTACTCTTTTATGGCTGCATGTCTTTAAAAAGTGCACGACAAAGTACACGACCAGACAAACAACACACGCAAACAATCCCTCGTGGGCGTCGGGCCGTTATTCTTGGGGCATTAGCCGTTACGGTATTAAACCCACATTTATATTTAGATACTGTTGTTATTCTGGGTTCTATCGG is drawn from Photobacterium profundum SS9 and contains these coding sequences:
- a CDS encoding LysE/ArgO family amino acid transporter, which encodes MSIWVLLQGFGLGASMIIPIGAQNAYVLNQGIKRNHHLTTATICSVCDVLFISLGIFGGGALLASNEILLFTVTIGGILFLLFYGCMSLKSARQSTRPDKQHTQTIPRGRRAVILGALAVTVLNPHLYLDTVVILGSIGGQFEGSDRIAFAVGTILASFVWFYSLSVGAAKLAPTLSKPKVKAGIDIAVAAMMFFIAGHLITELWSNYVVK